Sequence from the Panicum virgatum strain AP13 chromosome 5N, P.virgatum_v5, whole genome shotgun sequence genome:
gttactgtagcacttatggctaatcatacactaattaggcttaaaagattcgtctcgtcatgtacatccaaactgtgtaattagttttgttatttaattacatttagtgcttcatacatgtgtttaaaggagagatgaaaatttttgggtgaaaatttttgggaactaaacgcgccctgtGTAGGGACCCACATGTTATACTGTCAGTGACTGTGGAGGGATCCACGTGTTACAGATACAATGATGGCATATGAGGGATTGCGAGTTTTCTTGGTGGCAGCGTATAAGGaaattgatcataataataggTTAGTGTAATGTCTAGTAGGGGAGTAGCAATGTTGCCTCCACACTACTGATAGACATTGGAGTATATGCattaagaaaaaggaaaaaggaagcaGGAAGCTCTTAAACCGAGCTTATTGTAAAGATATTATTGTTGTGGCCGTCTCTTGTTTAGAGCTCCTTGGCCGATGAACCATAACCAAAatcccctccgcctccggctAACTTGGTAGCCTCCGCGCCATCCTTTGCTCCACCAGAAGCATCGACTGAACCACCAGCTGCCGCACCCCCACCAACActcgcgctgccgccggcgccggcgccgccgctgccgcctgctCCAGCGTAGGCACCGCCTCTCCCTCCTGTGTTTCCTCCGACACCGCCGCCAACTTTGGCGCCTCCAGAGACACCACCACCGGCACTAGCACCGCCACTCCCGCCAGCGCTTCCTCCAACGCCGCCACCGACGGTGGCACCCTTGGAGATAGCCGCACCAGCACTCGCGCCACCGCTACCACCCGCGCTAACTTTAGCACCGATACCTGCGTTGACACCAGCGTTCGCGCCAATTCCAGCACCAGCACTGGCGCCACCACTTCCGCCGGCGTATCCTCCAGCACCGCCACCAACACTCCCACCTGCACCAGCACCGCCACCAACAATCCCAcctgcaccagcaccagcaccgcCAGCAACTTTGGCTCCACCTCCAACGGTTCCTCGAATGCCACCGCTAACTCTAGCTCCTCCAGATATGCCAGCACCAGCGCCAATGTTAGCGCCGCTGCCAACgccagcgccaccgcccgcgcccgcacccGCTCTAGCACCAGCACCAGCTCTACCACCCGCACCAATGCCGCCTCCTACTCCAGCACCGATCTTAGCACCCGCGGAGATACCGCCACCAATTGTAGCACCTCCCGAGACACCAGCGCCGACGCCGGCATCAGCTTTACCcccgacgccaccgccgacctTTGCGCCTCCAGAAAGAGCGGCATCACCACCGACTCCGGCACCAGCATCAGCACTGCCGCCAGTGTATCCTCCTGCGCTGGCGCTCTTGGTTGCGCCTCCAGAAAGAACTGCATCGCCACCGACTCCGGCAACGGCACCGGCATCGCCGCTACCGCCTGCACTGATGCTGGCGCCCTTGCTTGCCACGGCTTCCCCTCCAGCCCCGCCGCTAACCTGGGccccagcaccagcaccagcagcagcggccGCATTAGCTTTAGCACCAGCGTGAGCGTCGATGCCAGCACGGAAATGGATGCCGATCGATACCCCACCGGCCACCCCTACAATACAAGCAAAGCCATCGTCATGTCGATGAttgacacacaaaaaaaaagtgtgAGAACAAACCAAGTAGTAAGCGTCATTACTCATTACCGGCGGCAGCCTCAGCCATGGTCCTCATGCTGGCGGCAATGTCTCCTGCAACTTTGACAAGGTCGTGGGCGACGCCGTTCAGGGCCTCCTGCCTGGCCTTGTGCGTCATGGCAACGTCCTGGGAGACGGCCCTGCACCTCTCGGAGGCCTTCCGCAGGATCTCCTGCTGCAGCTTGAGCGCCGCCACGCAGTTGGTCGCGGCGGCCTGGGCGTGCGCCTGGGCGACCTGGGTGAGGTGCATCGAgacctcgccggccatggcggtcATGAACTCCGCCGACTTGATCAGCAGCGCCGCCTTGAGCTGGACCACGAGCTTCACGCTGTTGATGATGATCTCGACGTGCTTCACCATGCGCTTCGCCATCTCTTCCTTGGCCCTCAGCAGaaccgcggcgtcggcggccgccTGGTTGTGGCCGCTCACCGCGCCTCCCTTGCTAACCGCCACGCTTGGCGCCGGGATCTCCTTCGTCGGCCTAATCAAGCcccaagaaacaaagaaaaacacaaGATTAATTGCTCCTGGATCCATGTGCGTAGCAATGGAGATCGATCGAGGAGAAGATCTCATCGTACGCGGGCCCGTAATCCAGCTCCGGCTTCGCATGGGACAGCACCGGCGTCGTCCTCCATGCCGCGATGAGCATCATTAGGAGAACCACGGAAGTATTAGAAACCTTCGCCATTGTTGAGCTTCTCCTCTAACTCGCCTCCGCACTCTGTTGATGATTTGATCTGGGATGAAGAAGAACGACCGCGCGCGCGCATTTATATAGGATGCGACTCCCCCTCCTAGGCTCCTATTTTTAGTTGCCAATGACCGAGATGAGCGGACGAGAACATTGCCCGGAGCAAAGCCGGAGTGGTACGGTGCAGAGCACAATGCGGAGAGGCACCCTGTTCATCTGCTTTTAATTCTTTAGCTTCTCTCAAAaattaaaaactaaagctataCGACCACACAAGAGTTTTTTGCGTCGATCTGTATATTACTTGCAAAttgatagattttttttaagtcCTAGAACGATTGTTCTACTACGTAGATGATAGCAAAACTATGAATTCAAATGGCCGCACAATTCACACTCTACGACACTCAGTTCAGTTGTACAAGCAAGCTTCAGAGAGATGACTGCAAGCGCAGGCGTTGACTAGCACTCCCGCTGGCCATGACGACCATGCCAGCGACCTCCCCTGATCCGGCCTCTCCCGGCACCCAGCTCGTCCCGGGCGCCTCCACCTCATTGCCGCCGCCCCGTGCACACGTGGCGCCCCTGTCGTCTTCGTCGTACAGCGCCTCGAAAACCTTGGGGATCAGTTCGCCGGCGAGCATCTCCCTCGCCGAGCCTCGCAGCAGCTTCCCCGACGTAGTCTTCGGCACGCCGCCGCTTTCGGCCAGCACGACGTGCCCGACCTTCACGCCTTCTTCTTTCCACACGGCTCGTCTTATGCCGTCGCAGATGCTGCTCGGATGCACATTATTGCCTCTGCCCTTTTGCAGCTCCGCCACGACCACGacggacgacggcgacggcgcggcaaaTGCGGCGACGCAGCCTCCCCTCAGTGAGCCCGGCGAGCTGCCGAAAGCTGCCGTCTCAAGGTAGTGCGCgtgcacgcgccgccgcccgtcgccggTGGCGATGGCGTCCGCGCTCCGGCCGAGCACGTAGAGGTACCGCTCCGTTCCGCGCACGACGCCGCAGTCGCCCGTGCGCACGAAGCAGCGCGCGCCGGCTCTCCCTGGCAGCCTGGCGCCGAACACCTCGCGGCTCGCCGACGGTTGCCCGAGGTACCCCGACGCGTTGCTCGGCGAGGACACCCATATCTCCCCCTCGACGCCGTCCTCCACGGGCACTCCGGTCTGCCCATCGACAACGACGATGTCAATCTCCGGCTCCTCGCCGGAAGACGCCACCAGGGGCGGCAGCCTGGCGGACGGCAAGAGCTTCTTGTACGACGGGAGGCTCAGCTGGCGGCCGCTCCGAAGCTTCGCGTCCGCCCCGCGCCACGCGGTGGACACGAACTTGCAGTTCTCCGCTAGCCCGTAGGATGGTGAGATGGACGCCGCGTCAAGGCCGGCACGGCCGAACTTTTCCACGAACTCGTCAACCGACGACTCGTAGATGGGCTCGTTCACCAGGATAAGGTTCCGCAGGCTCCCGAGGTCGAGTGGCCGCGCCCCGTGCGCCGGGCGGCCTCGCCGGAGCACCAGCGGCAGCGCGAACGACGGGAACGGCGTGCACGTGGCCCTAAACTCGGCGACGAGCTCGAGCCAGAGGCGCGGGCGCCAGACGAAGGCCGCGGGCGAGGCGAGCACGCAcgtggcgccggcgacgacggtgaGAAGGAGGAACATGAGACCGCAGTCGTGGTACTGCGGCAGCCACGACGCGACGACGCTGCCCGGGTGGAGGTCGTAGGCCTTCCGGGCGGCGCGCACGTTGtgcgccgcggcgcccgcggtGACCACCACGGGCCGCGGGGCGCCGGTGGCCCCCGACGTGTACTGGATCAGGTACGTCTCGCCCGGCGCGCATCCCCCGTAGTACCCCGGcccgccaccggcggcggccgtgtcGCCCGGACCTCCGCGGCTCTCCAGGTGGCCCACCGGCACCCACCGCAGACGCTTCAGCGCGGCGACGGGGGACTCCATGACCGCTTCAATGTACCccgcgtcggcgaccgcggcggcCGGTCTCGTCTGCGCCACGGCGcgcaggaggtggcggcggccggcgggcgtgcCGAGCTTGGACGCGTCTGGCGGTGACATGGGCACCGCGACGAGCCCCGCGCGCTGGCACGCGAAGATGAGCTTGACGAGGCGGAGCCCCGGCGCCGCGAGCAGGAGGACGGTGTCGCCCCTGCGCACGGTCTCGAGCAGGCCGAGAGCCATGCGCTGCGCGGCGGCGTTCAGCTCGGAGTACGTCACCGCGGCGTACGACGGCGAGCCGCCACgccagccgtcgtcgtcgtcggcccaTATGAGGCTGCCCGCAGCGGGGCTCTGTATCCGGTACTTGAGTACCGCATACAGAGCCAAACCGCCGCAGCGGGGCTCTGTATCGAGCACGCAATCGTTGCGGACGGGAATCCGGGCGCCAAATCCAGCGCAGGTAGCGTGCCCCCGCTATGCCGCCACCGTGGCCGCGGGTCCCGCACCTTCCAACAGCCTCGCactgggagagagagggaggcgtccgccgctgccgccgcgaggAGGCCCGCCGCgacggagggaggaggggagggaggaaggccggcgagggaggggcggGAGGGCCGCGCTGACGGCCGCCATGGGAGGGGGCGCCGCctggagggagcagggaggaaGAGAAGGACGAGCCCCGCTCGCGCCGTGGACACCGTGGCCGGAGCCAAGGACGAGGAGCTTGGGGAGCACGAGGGCCCCCGCGAGGCCCCTGCTCCCTCGCGGCGGCAGGCCGGCCGGAGCACCGGGGAGCGGGGAGCATGCTTGGATCCGGCGCTCGcgaggagagggaaggaggaTGAGGAGCTTGGGAGGAGGAGCTCGCGCGGCCACGCGCACGAGGAGGGGCTCGGCCGGCAGCGACGCCCTCGCTCCTCCATGCCGCTGCCGCGGGCCGGGACGGCAGCGCTGCCCCTGCTCTCGTCCACATCGCCGCGCGGGTCGTCCTGCAGTTCTTGGTTCCTCCTGGATCCACTTCGAGCTTGATACACTCTGTCCCCAAGCTCGCAGGCAGGCAAGCCCCAAGCTCGATTCACCGTTCCCCGATCTTGATTCGCTGCGCGCCAAGCTCGATTTGCCGCACCGCTTTCCTCCGTCGCCCCGGCGCTCGAGCTTTTACTGCCGCCTCGCCTTCGCCtcgctgggccgccgccgccgccggggaggaagGGCGCCGGTGGGGAGGGAGGCCGCACCTGCcgccccggcgagctcgaggagcagcagggccgcggcgaggagaGCTCGAGGAGCAGCAGGGTCGCCACGGCTCCGCCTCCCGCCCACGCCCAAGCTCGCTGGCCGCACCGGAGAGGggggcgcggccgagctccgcTCGGACCAGGGAGGAGCCGCGCGCGAGGAGGATGAAGGGCGCGGAGGCTACCAGatgcggggagagagagaatggaaaagttgaaaagaaagagataaaaaaaatctgTCGTGCGGCTGGTAGTTGATATAGAGAGTTGATATAGAGAGTGAATGAACGCGGAGAAATTGAAtatagagaagagaatctcgatgaccaaACAAGAATATTTTATTTAAAGAGTGAATTTGGAGAATGACGAGTGCGGAGAGACTGAAGGCGGGCTTGGGCCGAACCCCGGCTGCCTGGCCCACACCGGGAGGTACTGGTTGACCACCGGCTGGTCGGGGTAGCAGGGGTCTAGTTCTCGGTGGACATGGCTGGCGTGCCACGCTCTGTGCCGCCGTGCGCTTGTTGTTCGGGAGCATGTGCGATGTGGTCCTGTATTTATAGAGACCATGATGCGTGCCATGTCCATGTACGTCTAATTCCGTGGACGCATCCTCCAACATGATCGAGGAGGCAGGCTGCATCGGAACCACCGCCAACAGCTATTGCCACCAAAAAGTTATGAACTAGTACTAGCTGCTTTTTATATATaaatagaaaaagg
This genomic interval carries:
- the LOC120674877 gene encoding glycine-rich cell wall structural protein-like, whose product is MAKVSNTSVVLLMMLIAAWRTTPVLSHAKPELDYGPAPTKEIPAPSVAVSKGGAVSGHNQAAADAAVLLRAKEEMAKRMVKHVEIIINSVKLVVQLKAALLIKSAEFMTAMAGEVSMHLTQVAQAHAQAAATNCVAALKLQQEILRKASERCRAVSQDVAMTHKARQEALNGVAHDLVKVAGDIAASMRTMAEAAAGVAGGVSIGIHFRAGIDAHAGAKANAAAAAGAGAGAQVSGGAGGEAVASKGASISAGGSGDAGAVAGVGGDAVLSGGATKSASAGGYTGGSADAGAGVGGDAALSGGAKVGGGVGGKADAGVGAGVSGGATIGGGISAGAKIGAGVGGGIGAGGRAGAGARAGAGAGGGAGVGSGANIGAGAGISGGARVSGGIRGTVGGGAKVAGGAGAGAGGIVGGGAGAGGSVGGGAGGYAGGSGGASAGAGIGANAGVNAGIGAKVSAGGSGGASAGAAISKGATVGGGVGGSAGGSGGASAGGGVSGGAKVGGGVGGNTGGRGGAYAGAGGSGGAGAGGSASVGGGAAAGGSVDASGGAKDGAEATKLAGGGGDFGYGSSAKEL
- the LOC120674878 gene encoding putative fatty-acid--CoA ligase fadD25, whose translation is MAYMARVPRGRVALVGTGLGDPELLTLKAVRAIEAADLVEASGRQRWERGHATCAGFGARIPVRNDCVLDTEPRCGGLALYAVLKYRIQSPAAGSLIWADDDDGWRGGSPSYAAVTYSELNAAAQRMALGLLETVRRGDTVLLLAAPGLRLVKLIFACQRAGLVAVPMSPPDASKLGTPAGRRHLLRAVAQTRPAAAVADAGYIEAVMESPVAALKRLRWVPVGHLESRGGPGDTAAAGGGPGYYGGCAPGETYLIQYTSGATGAPRPVVVTAGAAAHNVRAARKAYDLHPGSVVASWLPQYHDCGLMFLLLTVVAGATCVLASPAAFVWRPRLWLELVAEFRATCTPFPSFALPLVLRRGRPAHGARPLDLGSLRNLILVNEPIYESSVDEFVEKFGRAGLDAASISPSYGLAENCKFVSTAWRGADAKLRSGRQLSLPSYKKLLPSARLPPLVASSGEEPEIDIVVVDGQTGVPVEDGVEGEIWVSSPSNASGYLGQPSASREVFGARLPGRAGARCFVRTGDCGVVRGTERYLYVLGRSADAIATGDGRRRVHAHYLETAAFGSSPGSLRGGCVAAFAAPSPSSVVVVAELQKGRGNNVHPSSICDGIRRAVWKEEGVKVGHVVLAESGGVPKTTSGKLLRGSAREMLAGELIPKVFEALYDEDDRGATCARGGGNEVEAPGTSWVPGEAGSGEVAGMVVMASGSASQRLRLQSSL